The sequence below is a genomic window from Sphingobacterium sp. ML3W.
TAATCCCGCGGTTTCAAAAGAGAAAAAAGAGGAATGCTTAGAAGCAGGTAAATACATCCATATCTTACTTGAAAAAGATATCAAACCATCAGATATCATGACTCGTAAAGCCTTTGAAAATGCTATTCGTGCAATCATTATCTTAGGAGGAAGTACCAATGCTGTGTTGCACTTTATCGCCATCGGTAAGTCTGTAGGTGTAGACATCACACAAGACGATTTCCAACGCATGTCTGATGAAACACCAGTATTGGCAGACTTTAAGCCATCTGGAAAATACTTAATGCAAGATTTACATCAGTACGGTGGTATCCCTGCTGTTTTGAAATATTTATTGAACGAAGGTTTGTTGCACGGCGAATGTTTAACTGTAACAGGTAAAACGTTGGCGGAGAATTTAGCTGATGTTAAATCAGTAATCGATTACGACCAGAAAATCATTCATACATTAGCCGACCCAATTAAAGCAAACGGTCACTTACAGATTTTGTATGGAAACTTAGCCGAAAAAGGATCCGTTGCTAAAATTTCAGGAAAAGAGGGAGAAAAATTTTCAGGTCCAGCTCGAGTATTCGACGGAGAGCATGATTTAATCGCTGGTATTTCTTCTGGTCGCGTAAAAAAAGGTGATGTAGTCGTTATTAAAAATGAAGGTCCTGTTGGAGCTCCAGGAATGCCTGAAATGTTAAAACCGACTGCGGCTATTATTGGTGCAGGATTAGGTAAATCAATTGCATTAATCACCGATGGAAGATTCTCTGGAGGAACGCATGGTTTTGTCGTGGGACACATTACCCCTGAAGCGTACAAAGGAGGCTTGATCGGATTGGTAGAAGATGAAGATATCATTGAAATCGATTCCGTCAACAACACACTAAACTTAAAAGTAGATGAAGCAATAATCGCTGCAAGACGTGCAAAATGGGTACAACCCGCACTAAAAGTAACGAAAGGTGTGCTTTACAAATACGCAAAAACTGTCTCCGACGCTTCTGATGGCTGTGTAACAGATCTATAAGAGCAAAAGACCGAATAATCAACAAAAACAAAAGAATTACAAATCGAATAAATTAAAAATAATGAGTACGCTGGAAAAAACTGAAAGTAAGGAATGTACAAAGCAACCTCAACCTATTAATCAATTAACAGGTTCGCAGGCGGTATTAGAAG
It includes:
- the ilvD gene encoding dihydroxy-acid dehydratase gives rise to the protein MKSSSDKEQILNKYSRIFTQDETQPAAKAMLYGIGLTDADMEKAQVGIASMGYDGNTCNMHLNDLAQIVKKGVWANNLVGLTFGTIGVSDGMSNGTDGMRYSLVSRDVIADSIETICGGQYYDGLIAIPGCDKNMPGAIIAMGRLDRPAIMVYGGTIAPGHYKGEDLNIVSAFEALGQKICGNISDEDYDGVIRNTCPGAGACGGMYTANTMAAAIEALGMSLPYSSSNPAVSKEKKEECLEAGKYIHILLEKDIKPSDIMTRKAFENAIRAIIILGGSTNAVLHFIAIGKSVGVDITQDDFQRMSDETPVLADFKPSGKYLMQDLHQYGGIPAVLKYLLNEGLLHGECLTVTGKTLAENLADVKSVIDYDQKIIHTLADPIKANGHLQILYGNLAEKGSVAKISGKEGEKFSGPARVFDGEHDLIAGISSGRVKKGDVVVIKNEGPVGAPGMPEMLKPTAAIIGAGLGKSIALITDGRFSGGTHGFVVGHITPEAYKGGLIGLVEDEDIIEIDSVNNTLNLKVDEAIIAARRAKWVQPALKVTKGVLYKYAKTVSDASDGCVTDL